In Eriocheir sinensis breed Jianghai 21 unplaced genomic scaffold, ASM2467909v1 Scaffold7, whole genome shotgun sequence, the following are encoded in one genomic region:
- the LOC126993921 gene encoding uncharacterized protein LOC126993921, which translates to MQQWVCSVKIYKTVQQCRVTGEREETGGTKCSNNNSGCRVRQGVGLNVYYTNSRSIRNKTDLLRGKAWVEKFDMIAITESWINTADRHFLPELEIEGYKLFHQDRIGRKGGGVALFIRDNLKCVINNSIKEDSNTESLWVETIGRKEKLVIGVLYRPPNLTRDSSQPLLQEISGASRYRNVCVIGDFNYRNIEWDTLSGDQEAQDLLDVIQDSFLKQLIRTPTREENILDLLLTNREDIISNIEVGDSLGNSDHKEIRFNIKWEDRVSSNNTLIPDFRKADHEGLRKQLQRLRGVRSEVGQDPKQGGALISGEVTSQVSSLEGEYNSLVREIKLGQKQFIPHREVRSTCNYPR; encoded by the exons ATGCAGCAATGGGTGTGCAGTGTAAAGATATACAAGACTGTACAGCAGTGTAGGGTGACAG GTGAGCGTGAAGAAACAGGTggcactaaatgtagtaataataatagcggctgcagggtaaggcaaggggtaggtctaaatgtgtactatacaaacagtagaagtattaggaataagacagatttattgaggggaaaggcgtgggtagagaaatttgatatgatagcgatcacagagtcatggataaacactgcagacagacactttctcccagaattagagattgaagggtataagttattccatcaggatcgaataggcaggaaggggggtggggtcgcactcttcatcagggacaatcttaagtgtgtcattaacaactcaatcaaggaagatagcaatacagaatccctctgggtagaaacaataggtaggaaggagaagcttgtcatcggagtactttacagaccacccaaccttaccagggacagtagccaaccccttttacaggaaattagtggggcgtcaagatatagaaatgtgtgtgtaattggtgatttcaattataggaacatagagtgggatactttatccggagaccaagaggcacaggatttgttagatgtgatacaggatagtttccttaagcagttaattagaacaccaacgagggaagaaaatattttggatttgttgttaactaatagagaggacataataagcaacattgaggttggggattcattaggtaacagtgatcataaggaaattagatttaatattaaatgggaggatagagtaagcagtaacaacacattaatacctgacttcaggaaggcagaccacgaggggttaagaaaacagctgcagaggcttaggggagtgagatcagaagtaggtcaggacccaaagcagggaggggcgttaatctctggtgaggtcactagtcaggtcagtagcttggagggtgagtacaatagtctggtcagggagattaaactaggacagaaacagtttatacctcacagggaagtcaggtcaacatgTAATTACCCGAGATGA